A stretch of the Epinephelus fuscoguttatus linkage group LG2, E.fuscoguttatus.final_Chr_v1 genome encodes the following:
- the hdc gene encoding histidine decarboxylase isoform X1 → MIMSRAIHTATVGTKVAEGVALRLTASGRSHVNSKELVDYITQYLGSIRERRVIPDVKPGYMKELLPDTAPTEPEDWESIFNDIEKVIMPGVVHWQSPHMHAYYPSLTSWPSMLGDMLADAINCVGFTWASSPACTELEMNVMDWLCKALGLPSFFLHHHPDSRGGGILQSTVSESTLVALLAARKDKITQLREELDQDVDDSVLNSRLVAYASDQAHSSVEKAGLISLVKITFLATDEKLSLRGDTLRQAIQEDRRRGLVPFMLCATLGTTGVCAFDNLSELGPVCAEEGLWLHVDAAYAGSAYFCPELRWSLQGIEFAHSFVFNPSKWMMVHFDCTAFWVKDKYKLQQTFTVDPVYLRHENSQAATDFMHWQIPLSRRFRSLKLWFVMRSFGLKNLQAHIRHGIEMAKLLESHIRSDPNFEVPAERHLGLVVFCLKGGNNLTQELLRRLTRSGTMYLIPADIHTKRIIRFTVTSQFTTADDILKDWNIISKTASALLAEMQALNNADQPKLGKDEVIDENQDPNSGTKSEERDDAAFSLDKAQVELWIDKAWNRSRRPMRSLSCSSEPYTYTGPLSGYDFDTRPGLKDAAGALPSAPSAAGSGPMFKITEMPSNLLGKQVLKKLTKFYSVPSFCNQWVQCGRHQLCCPVKVSQGTQKHLSSTCRRINCISSSPVTNTAPSPTPLETATAPKLL, encoded by the exons ATGATAATGTCACGAGCAATCCATACAGCTACAGTAG GTACCAAGGTTGCTGAGGGGGTGGCGTTGAGACTGACTGCAAGTGGACGCTCACATGTTAACA GTAAGGAGCTGGTCGACTACATCACACAGTACCTGGGCTCCATCAGGGAGAGACGGGTGATTCCAGATGTGAAGCCAGGTTACATGAAGGAGCTTCTCCCCGACACAGCGCCCACAGAGCCGGAGGACTGGGAGAGTATCTTCAACGACATTGAGAAAGTCATCATGCCAGGA GTGGTTCACTGGCAGAGCCCTCACATGCATGCCTACTACCCCAGTCTGACTTCATGGCCTTCCATGCTTGGAGACATGCTGGCTGATGCCATCAACTGTGTTGGATTCACCTGG GCCTCCAGCCCAGCGTGCACAGAACTGGAGATGAACGTGATGGACTGGTTGTGTAAAGCACTGGGGCTCCCCTCCTTCTTTCTGCATCACCATCCTGACAGCAGAGGTGGAGGCATTCTGCAG AGCACAGTCAGTGAGAGCACACTGGTCGCTCTGCTGGCAGccagaaaagacaaaattacGCAGCTGAGGGAGGAGCTCGACCAGGATGTAGATGACTCGGTCCTAAATTCAAGACTGGTGGCCTATGCTTCAGACCAA GCTCATTCCTCAGTTGAGAAGGCAGGTCTGATCTCCCTGGTGAAGATCACGTTTCTTGCCACTGATGAGAAGTTGTCTCTGAGAGGTGACACTTTGAGACAAGCCatacaggaggacaggaggaggggaCTGGTCCCTTTCATG CTATGTGCAACTTTGGGAACCACAGGAGTCTGTGCCTTCGACAACTTGTCTGAACTGGGACCAGTCT GTGCAGAAGAGGGACTGTGGCTCCATGTTGATGCTGCATACGCCGGCTCAGCCTACTTCTGTCCTGAGCTCCGCTGGTCCCTGCAGGGCATTGAATTTGCTCACTCTTTTGTCTTCAACCCCTCCAAGTGGATGATGGTCCATTTTGACTGCACGGCTTTCTG GGTCAAGGATAAATATAAGCTCCAGCAGACGTTCACTGTTGATCCTGTTTACCTCCGACATGAAAACTCACAGGCAGCCACAGACTTCATG CACTGGCAAATTCCTCTCAGCCGACGTTTCCGTTCTCTCAAACTCTGGTTTGTGATGCGCTCCTTTGGACTTAAAAACCTCCAGGCTCATATCAGACAT GGGATTGAGATGGCGAAGCTCTTGGAGTCTCACATAAGAAGTGATCCAAATTTTGAGGTTCCTGCAGAGAGGCACCTCGGCCTGGTGGTCTTCTGTCTGAAA GGAGGAAATAATTTGACCCAGGAGCTGCTGAGGAGACTGACCCGGTCAGGCACCATGTACCTCATCCCTGCAGACATTCACACCAAGCGTATCATCCGATTCACGGTGACCTCACAGTTCACCACCGCAGATGACATCCTTAAGGACTGGAACATCATCTCCAAAACGGCTTCGGCTCTTCTGGCTGAGATGCAGGCACTGAATAATGCAGACCAACCAAAATTAGGGAAAGACGAGGTGATAGACGAAAACCAAGACCCCAACTCAGGCACCAAGTCTGAGGAGAGAGATGATGCTGCCTTCAGTCTGGATAAGGCtcaggtggagctgtggattGACAAGGCCTGGAATCGATCTCGGAGACCAATGCGGTCTCTTAGCTGTAGCAGCGAGCCGTACACTTACACTGGGCCGCTGTCTGGCTATGACTTCGACACAAGGCCTGGTCTTAAAGATGCTGCAGGAGCCCTCCCCAGTGCGCCATCAGCAGCAGGATCTGGTCCTATGTTTAAGATCACAGAGATGCCTTCAAATCTTCTGGGTAAACAGGTCCTGAAAAAGCTGACAAAGTTCTACAGCGTGCCCAGTTTCTGCAACCAGTGGGTGCAGTGCGGCCGGCACCAGCTGTGTTGCCCCGTGAAGGTCTCACAGGGAACTCAAAAACACTTGTCCTCCACCTGCAGAAGAATAAACTGTATCTCCTCTTCTCCTGTAACCAACACAGCCCCCTCTCCTACTCCACTGGAAACTGCCACTGCACCCAAGCTCCTGTAA
- the hdc gene encoding histidine decarboxylase isoform X2 translates to MKELLPDTAPTEPEDWESIFNDIEKVIMPGVVHWQSPHMHAYYPSLTSWPSMLGDMLADAINCVGFTWASSPACTELEMNVMDWLCKALGLPSFFLHHHPDSRGGGILQSTVSESTLVALLAARKDKITQLREELDQDVDDSVLNSRLVAYASDQAHSSVEKAGLISLVKITFLATDEKLSLRGDTLRQAIQEDRRRGLVPFMLCATLGTTGVCAFDNLSELGPVCAEEGLWLHVDAAYAGSAYFCPELRWSLQGIEFAHSFVFNPSKWMMVHFDCTAFWVKDKYKLQQTFTVDPVYLRHENSQAATDFMHWQIPLSRRFRSLKLWFVMRSFGLKNLQAHIRHGIEMAKLLESHIRSDPNFEVPAERHLGLVVFCLKGGNNLTQELLRRLTRSGTMYLIPADIHTKRIIRFTVTSQFTTADDILKDWNIISKTASALLAEMQALNNADQPKLGKDEVIDENQDPNSGTKSEERDDAAFSLDKAQVELWIDKAWNRSRRPMRSLSCSSEPYTYTGPLSGYDFDTRPGLKDAAGALPSAPSAAGSGPMFKITEMPSNLLGKQVLKKLTKFYSVPSFCNQWVQCGRHQLCCPVKVSQGTQKHLSSTCRRINCISSSPVTNTAPSPTPLETATAPKLL, encoded by the exons ATGAAGGAGCTTCTCCCCGACACAGCGCCCACAGAGCCGGAGGACTGGGAGAGTATCTTCAACGACATTGAGAAAGTCATCATGCCAGGA GTGGTTCACTGGCAGAGCCCTCACATGCATGCCTACTACCCCAGTCTGACTTCATGGCCTTCCATGCTTGGAGACATGCTGGCTGATGCCATCAACTGTGTTGGATTCACCTGG GCCTCCAGCCCAGCGTGCACAGAACTGGAGATGAACGTGATGGACTGGTTGTGTAAAGCACTGGGGCTCCCCTCCTTCTTTCTGCATCACCATCCTGACAGCAGAGGTGGAGGCATTCTGCAG AGCACAGTCAGTGAGAGCACACTGGTCGCTCTGCTGGCAGccagaaaagacaaaattacGCAGCTGAGGGAGGAGCTCGACCAGGATGTAGATGACTCGGTCCTAAATTCAAGACTGGTGGCCTATGCTTCAGACCAA GCTCATTCCTCAGTTGAGAAGGCAGGTCTGATCTCCCTGGTGAAGATCACGTTTCTTGCCACTGATGAGAAGTTGTCTCTGAGAGGTGACACTTTGAGACAAGCCatacaggaggacaggaggaggggaCTGGTCCCTTTCATG CTATGTGCAACTTTGGGAACCACAGGAGTCTGTGCCTTCGACAACTTGTCTGAACTGGGACCAGTCT GTGCAGAAGAGGGACTGTGGCTCCATGTTGATGCTGCATACGCCGGCTCAGCCTACTTCTGTCCTGAGCTCCGCTGGTCCCTGCAGGGCATTGAATTTGCTCACTCTTTTGTCTTCAACCCCTCCAAGTGGATGATGGTCCATTTTGACTGCACGGCTTTCTG GGTCAAGGATAAATATAAGCTCCAGCAGACGTTCACTGTTGATCCTGTTTACCTCCGACATGAAAACTCACAGGCAGCCACAGACTTCATG CACTGGCAAATTCCTCTCAGCCGACGTTTCCGTTCTCTCAAACTCTGGTTTGTGATGCGCTCCTTTGGACTTAAAAACCTCCAGGCTCATATCAGACAT GGGATTGAGATGGCGAAGCTCTTGGAGTCTCACATAAGAAGTGATCCAAATTTTGAGGTTCCTGCAGAGAGGCACCTCGGCCTGGTGGTCTTCTGTCTGAAA GGAGGAAATAATTTGACCCAGGAGCTGCTGAGGAGACTGACCCGGTCAGGCACCATGTACCTCATCCCTGCAGACATTCACACCAAGCGTATCATCCGATTCACGGTGACCTCACAGTTCACCACCGCAGATGACATCCTTAAGGACTGGAACATCATCTCCAAAACGGCTTCGGCTCTTCTGGCTGAGATGCAGGCACTGAATAATGCAGACCAACCAAAATTAGGGAAAGACGAGGTGATAGACGAAAACCAAGACCCCAACTCAGGCACCAAGTCTGAGGAGAGAGATGATGCTGCCTTCAGTCTGGATAAGGCtcaggtggagctgtggattGACAAGGCCTGGAATCGATCTCGGAGACCAATGCGGTCTCTTAGCTGTAGCAGCGAGCCGTACACTTACACTGGGCCGCTGTCTGGCTATGACTTCGACACAAGGCCTGGTCTTAAAGATGCTGCAGGAGCCCTCCCCAGTGCGCCATCAGCAGCAGGATCTGGTCCTATGTTTAAGATCACAGAGATGCCTTCAAATCTTCTGGGTAAACAGGTCCTGAAAAAGCTGACAAAGTTCTACAGCGTGCCCAGTTTCTGCAACCAGTGGGTGCAGTGCGGCCGGCACCAGCTGTGTTGCCCCGTGAAGGTCTCACAGGGAACTCAAAAACACTTGTCCTCCACCTGCAGAAGAATAAACTGTATCTCCTCTTCTCCTGTAACCAACACAGCCCCCTCTCCTACTCCACTGGAAACTGCCACTGCACCCAAGCTCCTGTAA
- the LOC125903969 gene encoding very long-chain acyl-CoA synthetase-like, translating to MIAYILYTVLAGLAVLLLFLYLRNPYFFQDLRYTITSIKIGISINRFQKQKPFYSILDRFLDQAKKQPHKKFILFEDSSYTYSQADRESNKVARALSTHAHLKPGDTVALFLGNEPQFVWMWLALAKLGCTASFLNYNIRSKSLLHCFSCCDAKVLVAGADLQDAVEEVLPTLKQQGIRVFILSEKCDVEGIESFSGKIQQASDQPVSPELRANIKIKSPALYIYTSGTTGLPKAAVINHERVWMATFLQAIAGVRSDDVIYIYLPLYHSAGFLMGLCGAIENGITVVLRRKFSASHFWNDCRKYNVTVIQYIGEIMRYLCNAPKRDNDRDHKVRLALGNGIRSDTWADFLQRFGDICICECYGATEGNVGFVNYCGRVGAIGKEHFLYKMACKYALIRYDTEKEEPVKDSRGFCIEVPRGETGLLVAKIGKRAPFSGYAKNTQQTEKKKLRDVFVKGDLYFNSGDLLKIDHEGFIFFQDRIGDTFRWKGENVATTEVADHLLTVDCIEEANVYGVKVPGHEGRIGMAALTLKENMEFDGKATYQYVKSCLPSYARPRFIRIQDALVVTGTFKQMKVKLAEEGFNPAVIKDPLFYLEDNKGYIPMTQEIFNSIAEGKIRL from the exons ATGATTGCATATATTCTTTACACCGTACTTGCGGGTTTGgcagttttgctgttatttctTTACTTGAGAAACCCTTACTTTTTTCAAGATTTACGTTACACtattacttccattaaaatTGGTATAAGCATCAACAGATTCCAGAAGCAGAAACCTTTTTACAGTATTTTGGATCGTTTCCTGGACCAGGCGAAGAAGCAGCCGCATAAGAAGTTCATTCTTTTCGAGGACAGCTCGTACACTTACAGCCAAGCCGACAGAGAAAGCAACAAAGTGGCCAGAGCTCTGTCCACGCATGCCCACCTGAAGCCAGGGGACACGGTGGCTCTGTTCCTGGGCAATGAGCCGCAGTTTGTGTGGATGTGGCTGGCACTGGCCAAGCTGGGCTGCACGGCTTCTTTTCTGAACTACAACATCAGATCCAAGTCTCTGCTGCACTGCTTCTCCTGCTGTGACGCTAAGGTCCTTGTCGCTGGTGCTG aCTTGCAAGATGCTGTAGAGGAGGTGTTGCCCACTTTGAAACAACAGGGCATCCGTGTGTTTATCCTCAGTGAGAAGTGTGATGTAGAGGGCATTGAAAGCTTCTCTGGTAAAATTCAGCAGGCCTCAGACCAGCCTGTGTCCCCTGAACTGAGGGCCAACATCAAGATAAAGAGCCCTGCGCTGTACATCTACACCTCAGGAACAACAG GGCTTCCAAAGGCGGCTGTAATCAACCATGAAAGGGTTTGGATGGCAACTTTTCTGCAGGCTATTGCTGGCGTACGCTCAGACGATGTCATCTACATTTACCTGCCTCTGTACCATTCTGCTGGCTTTCTGATGGGACTTTGTGGGGCCATAGAAAACG gCATCACTGTTGTTTTAAGGCGTAAATTCTCTGCGTCCCACTTCTGGAATGACTGTCGAAAGTACAATGTGACTGTTATTCAGTACATAGGGGAAATCATGCGCTATCTCTGCAACGCACCAAAG AGAGACAATGACAGAGATCATAAAGTCCGACTGGCTTTGGGGAACGGTATAAGATCCGATACCTGGGCCGATTTCCTGCAGCGATTTGGGGACATTTGCATCTGTGAATGCTACGGAGCAACAGAAGGAAATGTTGGATTTGTCAACTACTGCGGCAGAGTTGGAGCAATTGGCAAAGAGCATTTTCTCTACAAA ATGGCGTGTAAGTATGCTCTCATAAGGTAcgacacagagaaagaggagcCAGTCAAAGACTCCCGAGGATTCTGTATTGAAGTCCCCAGAG GAGAGACGGGTCTGTTGGTAGCAAAGATCGGAAAGAGAGCACCCTTCAGCGGCTATGCCAAGAACACTCagcagacagagaagaagaagttgaGAGATGTGTTTGTGAAGGGAGACCTTTACTTTAACAGTGGGGACCTTCTAAAGATAGACCACGAGGGATTTATCTTCTTCCAAGACCGCATTGGAGACACTTTCAG GTGGAAAGGAGAAAACGTGGCAACCACAGAGGTGGCCGATCATTTGCTCACAGTGGACTGCATTGAGGAGGCTAATGTCTATGGTGTGAAGGTGCCAG GACACGAGGGAAGAATTGGAATGGCAGCACTGACGCTCAAAGAAAACATGGAGTTTGACGGCAAAGCTACATATCAGTATGTCAAAAGCTGCCTCCCCAGCTACGCAAGACCGCGCTTCATACGCATACAG GATGCACTCGTAGTAACTGGGACATTTAAGCAAATGAAGGTGAAGCTGGCAGAGGAGGGCTTCAACCCTGCTGTCATCAAGGACCCTTTGTTCTACCTGGAGGACAACAAGGGCTACATACCCATGACTCAGGAGATATTCAACTCCATCGCAGAGGGAAAAATCAGGCTCTGA